The Pirellulales bacterium genomic interval ATCGGTGACGCCAATCGCGGTGATTACAAAGCGATCCTCGTGTGGGATCAGGACCGGTTCGGTCGGTTCGATTCGATGGAGGCCGGTCACTGGATTCATCCCTTGCGCAGGGCGGGCGTACAACTCGTCTCGGTGACTGACGGCCCGGTCGATTGGGAGGACTTCGGCGGCCGTCTCATCTATCAGGTGAAACAGGAAGGCAAGCATCAGTTCCTGATCGACATTTCCAGGAACACCGCCCGCGGTCAGATCAAAATGGCCGAGCGCGGCGGGCGTAACGCCCAGGCACCCTACGGCTACGATCGAATGCTCGTTGACGAAAAGGGAGAGCATCGTCTGCGGATCCGGGCAGGTGAGCGAGCAGCGAAGCCAATGGGATGGAATTCGATCCTCGTCCCGGGTGACCCGCGGCGCGTCGAGGCCATTCGGCTGATCTTCACGAAATACGCCAACGAGACGTTGAGCTTGCGCGATCTGGCCCGCATCTTGAACGCGGGCGGCTATTCCAGCGCCACCGGCAAGACCTGGTCATCGAGCATGGTCCGCGGCCTGATGCGAAACCCCACGTATACGGGTGACTCGATATGGGGCCGGCGATCGACCGGCAGATACCATCAGATCGTCGGCGGGGAAATTCAGCGACGCAAGGGACAGACCACGGGTAAGGCGACGACGCATGCGGCCGACAAGTGGATCACGGTCGAGAATGCCCACGAGGCCCTGATCGATCGTGAGACGTTCCATAACGTCCAAGCCAAGCTGACCGCCAACCGCGCGCTTACCGGGCCCCGCCGTGGCGACGTGTACCTGCTGACCGGCTTATGCGCCTGCGGCCACTGTGGCCAAGCCATGCACGGCTGGACCAAGAGCGAAAAGAAGGACCGGCGAGGACTGAAGTACAAGTCGTACCTGTGCAGTGGCTATATCCGGGGCGGTCGTGCCGCCGGCTGCGGTCATCACTCGGTACTCGAACGCGACCTCGTGCCAGTGATCCTCACCAAACTCCGCGACGCGATCTTTGCGGGTGGTCACAAGGATG includes:
- a CDS encoding recombinase family protein, whose product is MIATALIPAVGYCRMSTDRQDKSIAEQRAEIERYAAAKGYDLLDWYEDHGISGDKTELREAFKRMIGDANRGDYKAILVWDQDRFGRFDSMEAGHWIHPLRRAGVQLVSVTDGPVDWEDFGGRLIYQVKQEGKHQFLIDISRNTARGQIKMAERGGRNAQAPYGYDRMLVDEKGEHRLRIRAGERAAKPMGWNSILVPGDPRRVEAIRLIFTKYANETLSLRDLARILNAGGYSSATGKTWSSSMVRGLMRNPTYTGDSIWGRRSTGRYHQIVGGEIQRRKGQTTGKATTHAADKWITVENAHEALIDRETFHNVQAKLTANRALTGPRRGDVYLLTGLCACGHCGQAMHGWTKSEKKDRRGLKYKSYLCSGYIRGGRAAGCGHHSVLERDLVPVILTKLRDAIFAGGHKDALREQIMARLAGKQGSQSSRLADLKRQAADLDRQIDQGADRLLKAPDDLMDILAPKLSAMREERKRLAKELAASTKGDNAVDVEAMAEAAIDRLWTLSAEFEKANPAQLKELLRRIVSKVELFFDEHRTAQRTFYRCVRGIVQLQPAATYLGLAQHSNTS